The genomic stretch AAGCCGCCGTGGTTACCTCCCCGCGGTCGGCCGCACCGGCGGCGGCCAGCACCAGCTGCAGTTCCTGCCCCGCTCCCTGGCGGGGTAGCTCAAACACCTGCGACGTAAAACCAGCCCGGGTGAGAACCAGGCGCGCCGGCTCAGGGCCATCCAGCCGGATGCGCAGGCTGAAGCGGCCTTCCGCGTCTGAGAGGGCGCTGTAAAAGGTGTTTTCCACCGCCACCAGCACATTGGCCACTGGCGTATTATTCTGGTCGCTTATCCGGCCAGTTACCACTTCACTGGTTTGCTGAATGTTGACGGCCGGGGCCTGGGCAGCGGCAAGGCCGGGGCTTGTTAGTAGCAAGGCAAGATGTAGCGTACGAATTGCGGACATAGGTGGTTCAAAAAGAGAAAAGAAGTAGCTTCGGCGCAGTGCTGATCAACGCCTGGCCGTGGGAATTGACAAAGCTATCAGCCCCCACACGCAGCAAATCCGAGTATTGGTTGAACCGGCGGCTTTGCTTCCCGAAGTGGGGATTTCGCGGGGCGAATAGTACTTTTGCCGCAGCCGGTCCGGCACGGTCCGGCACGGGCCAAACAGCCCCCTGGGCGCCATCGGCGGCTGGCTCTCCTCCCTACTCCCTTATTGCCTATGTCTTCCACCGCCTCTGCTGCCACTTCCCCGCTCACCTGCATCGTGGTGGATGACGACGCATCGGCCCGGGCTACGCTGGAGCATTTCGTATCCCTGACGCCCACGCTGAACCTGGTGGCGTCCTTCCCCGACGGGCTGCGCGCCCTGGAGTATTTCCGGGCGGGCAACGAGCCCGACATCATGTTTCTGGATGTGGAAATGCCCCATCTGAGCGGGCTGGATTTACTACGCCTGCTCGACGAGCCCCCCTCGGTTATCCTCATCACGGCGCACGCCGAGTTTGCCGTCGATGCCTTTGACCTACGGGTGGTGGACTACCTGATGAAGCCGTTCAAGTTTCCGCGCTTTATGCAGGCAGTAAAACGGCTGCAAAAGCCCGTCAAAGTATCTGCTCTCCCGGCTAGGGAGCCCATGGGCGGGCCGGCCGCGGCGAAACTGCCGCCGTCGGGCCTGTTCGTCAAAGTCAACAACCGCCTTGTGCAGGTGCTGCTTGATGATATCGTGTACGTGGAAGCTTTAAGCAATTACGTGGTGTTGGTTACCACCAAGGGCAAGCAGATTGTGTACACGACGATGAAGGACTTTCATAAACGGCTGCCGGAAGGACGTTTTCTGCGGGTAAACCGGTCGTTCATCATCCATACTCGCTGGATCGAGTCGCTCGACAACCACGATGTGCATTTAGTTGGGGGCCACACCGTGGCCATTGGCAAGTCCTACCGCGACGCATTTCTGGAAAAGCTGAACGTTAGCTAGTGGGTTTGCTCGCGCAGCAGCAGTTGCCGCGCCTCTTCCAGGGTAAGCAGCACCCGGTGCGTAGCCTCCGTGAGCTGCCGCAGATCCAGGGGCGGGGCCTGCAGCGTAGCCAGCGCTTTCTGGGCCCGCCGGATGCCCAGCACCAGCAGGACCGGCCGAATCTGGTGCGCCAGCTGCCCGGCCGCCTCCCAATCGTTGCGGGCGGCGGCCTGGCGCAGCTCCTGCCCCCGTGTCGGCAGCTCCTGGAGGTACAAGGCAATCATGCGCTGCACGAATGCCTCATCGCCCTGCGCCTGGGCCC from Hymenobacter canadensis encodes the following:
- a CDS encoding LytR/AlgR family response regulator transcription factor is translated as MSSTASAATSPLTCIVVDDDASARATLEHFVSLTPTLNLVASFPDGLRALEYFRAGNEPDIMFLDVEMPHLSGLDLLRLLDEPPSVILITAHAEFAVDAFDLRVVDYLMKPFKFPRFMQAVKRLQKPVKVSALPAREPMGGPAAAKLPPSGLFVKVNNRLVQVLLDDIVYVEALSNYVVLVTTKGKQIVYTTMKDFHKRLPEGRFLRVNRSFIIHTRWIESLDNHDVHLVGGHTVAIGKSYRDAFLEKLNVS